In Gossypium hirsutum isolate 1008001.06 chromosome A10, Gossypium_hirsutum_v2.1, whole genome shotgun sequence, the DNA window ACCAGATTCATCCAATGAGGAGCGTGCCGATTTCATTAGGTAATGCCAAAATTAACTTGCCAataccttctttctttttctggcTAGACCACTTAATTCGTTTTTCTTAATTCGTTTTTCTGAGTATTTTATTTCTTGAATGCTTAGGAGAAAATACGAGATTATGCAATTTTTTGATGGCAATAAACATGACCCCCATTCTCATCAACGGACTTCGTCTTCCTCCTCACAGGGTTCTTTGTCCAACCTGTTCAGTCAAGATAAAAGACAGTATGAGAAACAGCCGACCAGACATCGTATTGGGCAAAAATTTAGAAACAGCTGGGGAAGAAGAGACAGTGATAATCACAAGTCTGTAAGGAAGAGCAACTCATTGGTAATTATTACCTTTTCTTTTACCaatgcttattttaattttccGATTCCAGAAGCACTTCTTTCCGCAAGAACTAACTAGTTGGTGCGTATTGGGGTAAGAAAAATTGATATCTCTAAATCTGATACAATCTTCTATGCCTCATATCCTTCCAAATTAACTGGACTGGTACTACAGCACGGTTATTTCATGTTAGCTTTCTGGGAATATTAGTATGATCATAGAAAAGCCTTCAATGAAGTTATTTCTGCAAATTAACTGTGTTAatgttattttttctttaaatgtaCTGTTTATAGGCAGGTATGGTTGAATTCATTGGGATGATTAAGGTGAATGTTGTTAAAGGCACCAACCTAGCTGTCCGGGATATGGTTACCAGCGATCCGTACGTCATGCTCACGTTGGGTCAACAAGTATGCTTTTATCTTTTTCACAAATTTGATGATGTTATTAAATCTTGAACTGAAACGGACAAATCTAGTGAAGCAAGTTGTCGTAAATGATCTGAATTCTTAGTAATCTCTTTTCTTGCAGTCAGTCAAGACCCGAGTCATAAAGAACAACCTAAATCCAGTCTGGAACGAAAGCCTAATGTTGTCAATTCCAGATAGCATTCCTCCTTTGAAAGTGGTGAGTTggatttttttaacacaaaagcACGAAATGACTATACTTTGCAACGCAAGTTTTATTACACTGGTAGTACTATGTTTGCCTGTAAATCATTAAGAATATCTTTACTCGACCAAATGAACTTCTAGAGAAAATGATTAAATCTCTACCAAGACATTATAATTATAAGTTCCTGCTTTTGTCCAGGAATGAAACGTTTTCTGGTTAGATAGTGGTAATTTGCCTTTATGTTGTtctaactttttgtttttctctaaTTACTCATATTTAACGCATTTCCGGACCTTTATATGCAGATTGTGTATGATAAAGATACTTTTTCACATGACGATTTTATGGGGGAAGCAGAGATTGACATTCAACCGCTTGTTGCTGCGGCAAAAGCCCATGAGCGTTCAGAGATTCAGGAATCAATGCAGCTAGGGAAATGGGTTGCGAGCAAAGACAACACCCTAGAAAAAGACGGTATAATTACCGTGACAGATGGGAAAGTAAAACAGGATATCTCTCTTCGGCTACAAAAGGTGGAGAGAGGGGTGCTTGAGATTGAGCTCGAATGCGTTCCGCTTACTCAATAGCTTGTAAAAGGGAGGAAAAATAGTCAGGTTCATATCAGAATGTCCGAAAATATGCTTGTTATGACCACTTTGAATGGATACGTGTAATTTTAGGAAAACATCATCATAGAAGGTTTTAAACATGGCTTGGTGATGATAAAGCAGCAGGCAAAACCTCATTTTATAGTGTGAAACAATGATGTGTATAATTTTGTAGCACTTAGTTGTACTCCTCAGCTTTCTTCTTTATAATGGTTCTTTCTGTTCTTTACTAGAACTCAAATATGAGCGGCATATACTAGTATGTTTGGTCTTTTCATATATTCAGAGGATCGTATCTCATACTTGTATCCGAATGTGTTGGAAGAACATAAGCCTCTCCAAATATTCCAACGGAGCAAATATAGTGAGAGTTATGCCTAAAATATGTATTGAATATAAATGCCAAAATATGGAGAATGGTTCTTTCTGTTCTTTACTCAGACTCGAATTTGAACAGaagttaattatgttttagtCTTTTCATATATTTCGAAGGAATATCTCATACCTACTTTCGAATAATGAAAATGGAGAACCGGAACAACATAAGCCTCTGATACTCCAATGGAACTAATATATTTCAAGGATTATAGTCGTGCCTAAATTGGATGTAAATGGCAAAATTTGGGGATTTTAGAGAAAATATAGTCCGGGTAACATAGGTGCATTTCCATGGCAACCATCCTAATGGTGAATGTACTCCCAATGTTGGAATGCAGGAAAATGGAGGCGTAAAATGGTGCGGTTTCTGAAAGATAATCCCAGTGTTCTCGTTAATTTAATAGCTAGAGTATCAGTTGCTCTTTCATGCATGCTCTTAAGGATAGCAAGTGGTCACCTAAATGTTAGTAACTTCATGTATACAATGCTCTCTCTTCATTGATTCATACCTGGAATATTCTACTGATGGAAAAGAGAGGATTGAAGATGAAGTGATTAGTGCCTACTCCAAGCCTAAGGAGTTTTGATGGTGACTGCTCACCTGAATTATGATGGAGATGGATTGTCCCGGCCAAACTAAGGGGAAGGGAATTAGGCCAGAAGCATCCCAAATTTAGGTCTACCTTCAGAAAATGGAAAGCTATTGTTTACAGGCACAGATAAGTGTAGAGAGTCTTTGCATTGTGTGGCCAAAAAAAAAAGTCCTTGTAGTATCTTATTTCCACACAGATACTTCAAGTGAACTGAAAAGTCGGAACTAACATAGCTGGAAAATAAAACAGTAAATAATCCTTGACATAACAGCCCTGATATCGATCAGTAATCAAGAGTTAAAACATGCAGGAGATAAAGTACAATATAACTTGGGCAAAAACTAAGAACAGTCTTTTAGGTAGAACAGATTTGTCATGAAAACACAACCCAGAAAATCCTAGAAACCAAATTTAAAGGAAATACTTCATAGACCAACACAACTACAGTTTAGCACTAATCATGTAACTCATGgctcttaaacatattaaaaatttgcCTCACAAGAAAGGGATAGAATGAATATAACAATATAGAAGTATTATCCAATGATATGTTTCTATGACTCTTCAATTTTCTTAAGTACCCCGTATAAGATATAAGATTATGAGCCTCCAAGTACAGAAAAACTTGGAAACAATAAGCATACCCATACTGTCACAACCAAGTCGAAGTAACATAGTAATTTGCTAACACTTTTACAGACTCCAAAATCCAAAATATTCCACCCTTTCGAGCATCTCTAAATTCTTAGCATATCAATATAGAGGCACAAGGACTGAAATGCATTGATAGAAAATTGGTACAAAGTAAAGTAGTTAGGCTATCAAATCAATGAATGCTTAAAGATAGTTGACATTTGTAGAATCTAGACATCAATCTGTCTAAAATCTCACAATCTATGCACTCAACACACAAAGCAGCTTTTGCTTACAGTTCACTCATTCCTTAAAGTAGGAATAATTCCAGAGCAATAAGCGATTAGGTTACAAATCCAGATATATATGCATTGCAGCTTCTTTGATTACAAAGTGAATTCAAGAAAAGAAGTAAAGCATAAATAATATTCTATTCTTATTATAATCTATCACAAAAATATGTGAGTCCATTACATTAAGATAGCACTAAATATTTACAATATCATATGGGAGAGAGAAATTTCGGATCTCCTCCGTAATTGAAATGCCAGAACCAAATAGGGCATTTTGATTTTGCATTACAATATTATTTGTCAACATCCAGTTGAACATGACAAACGAACGATCATCAGCTCTCTGCCAACAAAACGTTTCATGCCAAACACAATAGACCATTAAACACGACATCTACATTAACAAGCTTCTAAATCTGCTACCGAAAGGGCTCATACCGGTACACTAGACCATTAAACACAACATCTACATTCGTTAACACCTACATTCGTTAACGAAAATGAAAACTTCTAAATATACCTTAGCACCATGCAAGTACCAAAGCTTTAAGAGCAGCAATCTGGGCAACGAATCAAGCCATTCTCATTGCATTCCAAGCATCTTTTAGGCAACTCTTCATCTTCGTCAAACACTTTTCGACTCCCACTACAGTTCCAACAAGGCACAAACCTGACATCCCCACAACCTTGACAAACAAACCCAGGTTGTCTCCTTGGGAACCCATCAAGAATCTTAGCCAATTCCCCAACTTCAAACATGCTTTTAATCACATCAGCACCACCGACGTACTTGCCCTTTATAAAAACCTGAGGCAAACTCACTGTCTTCTCCTTCAAAACGCTTTGCAACTCTTTCTTGTAAGCTGCATCCATGGAGATATCTCTCTCATCGACCCAAACTCTGAACCCTCTAAATATCATCTTAACAGCATAACAATCCTCGTAAGTCCTTCGAATCCCTCGCAAACTAGTTAAATAAACAACAATTCGATCTTCAGTTCCCGGTAACCTTATCGGAGAGTTATTAAAGCTCAAAGAAAACGAGGACGAATACGCAATCGATTTCGAGGGTCTCAAAACAACTTTGGGAGAAGTTTCTTTAGGACTGGCTAAGTTCGATGGTGAAGACGAAGACTTAGCGGATTCGAACAAATTGCAAAGCTTTTTAACTTTACCTTTGACGGAATCGAAGGAATTGTAAAACCTCGAAATGGAAGCTGCTCGATTGAGAGACGAAGGGCTGTTGAGAAGGAGATGGAATTTGGGGGAATTCGACTCAGCTGCCGCCGTAGAGTTCATCGTGAACGAACGATTGAAGAACAACGACCCAGATGATGATTTCGCCTTGCTGTCTTCCATTTCTGCCATCGACCcagataaaaaaaattgcaaattaacggaaaaattcaaacttttccggaaaaaaaaatcaaggttATTGGGAATTGTAATTTGGGTTCTTCTTGATTTCGTTGATAAAACAACTAAAATATAGAATCCGTTTCAATCGGTTGAAAGAAGATGAAGGCTTCTTCTtgttagcttttttttttttaattgtttatttggAGAATGGTAACTGAAGAAAGAAGAGAGCTTTGCTTTTTTGTAGGCGTAGCAGCAAAGCAAGAAATATTTCTTGTTTCTAtgttgtttaattttaaatttacaaaataatttattaaattttttttttggaaagttctaattaaataaatttttatttttacagtaaatgatttttttcaaaaatctgctgaaaaacaatatttttcaaaaaaaattgaatttaaaataatattcaggTATATTTATTTAGTCCTTCTTACGTCATTCATCgttataagtaatttttttttaaaaattttatgtgataaaaaaaGGGTCAGATAagatatcattttaaaaacaatatttttttaaaaataattgatggaaaaataaaaatctttgtcaagaaaaaaaaaagaattcctgataaaaaggaatttttattaaaaagctttttcttaattaatttaattaataaattattatattaatatatgaaagAGAAAACTTACTGTGTAGGTGAACAGGAAATGAGGTAGAAGCTGTCTCTTTTGAACGACGCGGTTTTTGGGCTTTTGCCTTTCTTTGAAGGGTGTGATTTATGGAACAAAATGATttgtctatttatatatatatattcacaataAACTCACGTGTATAACACTTGCCACTAcaaaataactcatttccttattcgttctttaaaaaaaataattgcctaataataatagtcataaaaatggtaaatataaattatttacagtGTGCTCTCTCAGTTTCATCCCactgtttctctttttttttttcacaattttactGTGTGCTTGAAATTACTGCCCACAatcaataaattcaaaatgaaaaggaaaatatatagagaaataaaataaatgtaattataaacaaaaatatttaatttttaaaaaaaaaattgttagaattgagcatatctaaaataaaaaaatggaaataaaagttttggataaaattatctaaaaataatccaaattgtTTAAATGAGTAAGTTCCAATTTAGTTAGTAAGATTAATAATATgcattttttccattttctttaatttaattttgtagaGCTGTTCACCGTATATGCTTCACCAAAAAAAACTCATTAATTTAGTTAGTAGAATGACTATTTTCCATCGTAATCTATAAAAAGTAatccttttaaattaaaaatacgaaaggagagaaaataaaaaagatacatatattaattcaaaattatgcatttttcaaatattttattttctttctttttatttttcaactctacaaaacataaagaaaaattatattttctatcattttaattttttacctttccgattttttatgttttcatttttcttttcactctATCAAATAAAATCTATATctcaaatttaatataataaagaGATCGGAATAACAACATTATCttttaaatcaaaacaaattttgaagaaaaaaaataaaacaatccaaaaaaaaattattattattattatttattatttcgaTTTAAACTGTAAATGATCcgttataataaaataagaaataattcaaaaaatattccCTTTATCCAAAGTCCAAAGTAATCATAAACAAATGAGACATGACACCCTAACCAAAGAAATTATGACCTAACTTTTGGTTCGTCGACTAATTAAACcttactctctcttttttcttttaatataaataaaacaattaaaagttTTAGAAGTAAAAAAATTGTAAcctaatattgaaaatatttcgaaaataattttaattcagTCAACTTGATCCATAGTGaccaaattaaattgaaatgtccTAATAATGAActtgataaaattattaaatattatttaaaattgatattaaatCAACATGACTTCATCAAAAAAATTCAACCATTATTTTCTTAATGAATTACTGTACCATTACGTTAACaattcaaattatgttaaaattttgaatggtttaacttttttaatatatattttaaaaagaactAATGTTTGGCTTTTAATGACTCTATTTCAAAGTCAAGGAAGTGGATAGGAGCTGGTGGGCGGATTAAAGTTTTGATTAAGTTATAAGCTAAAATCATtacttcaattttaaatttttgttcaattttttatttccggtctaatgataaatttaataactaatatttgcatattttgtcaaaatggtCCGAATTATATTTTTAGCTCTTTTTAGCTATCAATCTTTGCTctctctttttaatttgtttttctaaCAGATCTAATGAATAAATTTAaggtttcaatttttattttctttcaaaaagtTTTAATCTTTCAtacatttgtttattttgtttaaaataagagtctttttttaatttaatgtattatttatttattttattattttttaatgtaattatattattagattatctaagtaataaattatatctcattaaaaatattctacATATAAAATTCCGCATCATCCCATCAACTTTTTTAACAGTGTTTTCATTCAATCTGTTAGAAAAAggatattgaaaaaaaaaagaacaaagctTGATGGCAAAGAAAGACTCAAAATACAATTAAgaccattttgacaaaacatgcaaaCATTAGTAGTCAAATTTATGATTAAGCCTTTTTATTCCTTTTCATTatggtttatttttttttatttaatccatttatttttttacatgaaaatcAATATTTTGTGTTCTTTTTACATTTATATTAAGACAATAAAATTAGTTGATTGAGCCTTAATTTAGCTGACACTGTTAATTAGGAAAATATGAGTTCAAATGCTTAAGTACGTTTTTTTTTTGATTTAAGAGTTGAgagattataaataaaaataaacattgaTAAAATGCGTAAGAGTGCAAAAAGTCctcaattttttttcgaaaaaagcaattaagtcattgcttttttttttgcacttatttagatatttaaactttcaaaatgtatcaaaaagaacctcaaacattaaaaaaaaagaagcaattaagcccctacattttttgcactcaattagaTACTTAagctttcaaaatgcataaaaaagaccctcaatttttttcaaaaaaaaaagaaattaagcccctacttttattaaaaattataaaaaaaattaaaatcaataaaagctataagtattattatattttaataaaaaataaaatattaaaaatttattagaaattagaaaaatatataaaaatcattaaaaaatataaaaattgtaaaattttataaaaatcgtaaaaaattataaaatatatagaaatataaaaattttaaaattttaaaaagtcgtaagaaaattatataaaatgtaaaaaaatataaatttcgtaaaaaaatttataaaaattatcgtaacaaaagaagtattttataatttttctataaattttataattttttattttttattatttttcgccACATGTCACACTGTGTTGCGACACATGATGACTATAATTGAAAAAACTAGGGGTcgttatttttatatgatttttttacaatttttataaaaaattctaatttttaataaaattctaattttttatatttttctaaaatttatatttttattatttttaataagagcagggcttaatttctttttgaaaaattttgagggtctttttgatgaattttgaaagttcaagtatccAATTGAACGAAAAAAatcaggggcttaattgctttttttaaaGAAGTTTGATGGCTTTTTTggtgcattttgaaagttcaagtgattaattgagtgcaaaaaaaaggtttttttgaaaaaatttaaagactttttacacccttaaacctttataaaaaatatatataaatagatttattcaatttattttatgtacattaatcaaatttataaaaaaatattttattaaaacctcGAACTCCCCTTTTTTATCGGTTTAATGGACTTAAACGATcaaatttatgatatttatagtttaataaatttaccaaattaaattaatctaatctcattttataaataaacacaatttaaagcGACAAATTTTGGTTGTAATGATAGTATATACATTAATAAAACTCATTtataaaatatagttttttttaaataatttcatttaggTGATTATCATATCAACTCTTTTTGACACATCACCAaattcataaataggaggatactTGAACCCACGTCTTCATGTATTAACAACAATGttcataccaatcgagttaaaactcaatcgataatttataaaatattaagaaatattGTCACAATGGTGCAGTGGTATGATTTAGTTACATTTCTCATCTTCTTAtcttatattttatcatattcaaataaaataCCTAATTATATGTTGTTGATAGGAATCACAACATATCAAAATCTGAATATAATGTAGAAATATgatatttatgtattaattatgctcacaaataaaagtatattaaaccaatatattatatttgatttattaaatttaGGTAAAAAATAGCAGAAATATATTCACAGAAGATCATGATTGCATTCAAATATAACTCATGACATCTTCTATATTAAAAAATTTGGGggcaaaatttatatttttagccaccataatttggttttattgaaacatttatattttaaaaattaattggatctttaatatttcaattaggtacaaaaattatatcaaaacaatGTTTTTATAATTGAATCAATGGTTGAGCTGTTAGGTTATTAGTTTTTGGTTTGACTAGTTAGTtcggtttgattaaataaattatttaaaaaatcataaaaataaaaataaaaatttagctcGGTTCAATTTGTACAGATTCGGAAGTCAACCTATTCAACTTCTTTATCCAAACCAGTATACCGATAGTTTAGTCCAGTTACAACAACCTTGTATCAAAGAGGAAGTCTACATGACAATGCTTTTTTTAAACCGGACcggtttaattaaaaaatattgaatattttaattttaatttttttattcaaccgGTTTTAAAGTGGTTTAACTGGTTCATACTAATTCCTGATCTAACTTATTCAATCACTTTTTAAACCGGTCTCCCGATTGGTTCCCGATCCGACCAATCCGATCCGTTTCAAACAAAATTGTTACATGATacaagtaaaattttgaaataaatttagtataaaatctacattttagttaaaaattttgatgatCACAAAatttattttgcaattttttgAACCTCGAGAAATTATAAGGAAGGCAACACATGGAGAATTGTGTAAAATTATTACACGGTACATAACACGTTTTTATAATCTTCAACATATATTTGTTTACAATTAGTTTAATACGACAtaggtattttaatattttaaagctTCCTAATAATGACAACTTTTTAACTaagtagttttattttaattttgtttatattatatatatcgtattattatttattttaaattatatgttttattatttaatagatgttatttttacatacatatatatattttaatatataattttcacGTGCATACattattaattatctttttaagtCAAATTAGTTAAATTAGTATAACTACGGAAAATccattattcattaaaatttagaGAGAGGTTAAACGTCTATCGATAGTAATTTTGTGCTTTTAATGTATCTATTTTTTTGGCTAATTTTTTCATAGAATACTATTAAACTTATTATTTATTGCTTAAATCTTATCAAGGATGAAATTAAAGTGCCAAAATTGGAAATCAAGCAAAATGGGTTAAATTGGAACAAGAAGTAAGAAAATGGGCCGAATTGAAAAAATTGTAGAATTAGTGACTGATTAAATCACATTTTGAAGTTGTCAAATTctataaatagaaaaaaagttGATTTTAGTTGATATATTCTTAGGATTCgtcatgctaaatttagcatatgaAAAGTATATAAATACCTTATATTGGTGCCATGAAAAAAACAGAATTAATGGAATTAAATacaattgttttcttttatttcatctAAGGTCCGTAGCTTTTGAGCTTGTTGTCAATTGGAAGCCTTTTCTCCTTTTCCCCTATCATAATTACACTTAAATCCACTTTTAAACCCCAGTTGAGCATGATTAATTTAATGCTCAACAAAACCTTATTTAGCCTTAGGTTGGTTATCATTCTTATTAAAAATCGTGAGATATAAACTCGCACTAAAACCTTTCAATGCGGTATCATTATCTCTTCAGAATATGAGATAGTCATAATTGTCCcttaaagttaattcaatttcaatttaaaaagAGCGCGTTGGGTTGAAGTTATTTGACTCGCTCGTATAGTTGGGAAAACGAGACGGTTGTTTGCCGAGTTTGAATTCTTGCAAATAAGTTGgcgtgttcaattggaaaaagcAAGTTGGATTCCATCAAGGAAGATAGTGATCGAATTTAAATGACTCAGGTGGTTGAGGTTGTTAATTCAAGTTGGGGCTTTTTTAGATTGCAAGGCTGTCGGGATCTTAAATTGCAGACATGTGTCGCATGATTAGATAATCGATAAGAGTTAGTTTGCAGGTTGTATCAAAACCAActacacaaggaaaagttggctATTGGGGatccttaattttattttgcaatcataattctatttttttattttatatttgttttattttatttttttatcaactaaaatccccattttatttttttagctctATAACGCACAAGTCATGGGCACAACAGTTGCCTAGACTTAGGAATTTGACTATGTAAATAGGAAAATTAGGAGAACCAATCCTATAGGATTGACCGTACTACTTTATACTACTGGTTAATTAAGTTAGAGCGTAGGAAATTATATTTGGTGGTCAACACCCATCATCtattgattaaatgtttatttttccCAAAAGATACCAAATGAAATTTAGAGGCAGATTATTAGGGTTAGTTTAGCAATATTTTTAAGAAGTACCTTTGGGACAAAAAGCTCTTTTGAGATAAAAACATTCCAAAACAAacacttttgaaagaaaaatacTTTTCAAATGCCAAAATTTGATCAAACGCAGAAGCAAAAAAATTTGAGCTTTTGCTGCAACTAAAATCACTTTTAAGGTGTCGAATTACTTTTACGCACACaccaacaaattttttttttattactacACACCAACTAAAATAACTTTTTCTCTAGTTATTTTAACTTCTGCAACAATTCTTTGAACTACTTTTCCTTTGCCCTTCTTCTTCAAAGATACATCTTTTGATCTTTGTTCCTTTAAGGTATGTTTTTTATGTTAAGTTTATGCTTTTTTTAGGTTAATATctaatatgatttatatattcaaattacattttataaaaaataatacaagttattttaaatatatttaccTTTTCtaattaatgtattaaaatattaatataagttacaataaatttttttataatctaatttgatgtatttcatatataataacattaattaattttaatatcatttaaataacatcattatgtctaaaatatacattttatctttttaaaagtattttttcacAGCAATACTACACACTTAAATCTGAAATCGAACTTTTTAAAATCAATtctgataaatattttttaaaaatacttttcaaCAGTAATACTAAATAAGccgttaattttttaattttttttttattaacagAAGAAACCAATTGCTGTATAACGATCACCTTTGTCTGAAAAAGGGTGAAAATTGAGATATACCGGCTCGGCTCAGAAGTTGGCTCAGTTCGGCCCAACAAACTTCTATTTTGCCaattaatttcttattttataaAGCAAGCCTACTTCATAAAATTGGACCGCTCGATGCCAAGACCCGTTAACAAAAcaggatttttttttcttggaaATATTTCTTAAAACGATATTATATTATAACTTACGTCTAATTCTGCACTCAGTCCCTGCACATTTAgacttttgaaatttagtttctctatttttaattatataaatttatttatttgatttgaaaattaaagTTAAATCAATATTACTTTTAAGCTTATTTGATtgactattaaaaaaattaaatcaattgaaaaataatattttaaataatttaattatttttttacacatatttgataatctaaaacaaaacaatttgatagaatttttttataaaaaaatatagaaaataataagTATATGAAAGCTGCTTATCACTTAGTggagatatttcaattaattagtttatttagtttaacattatattatcctataaaattttaatgtttaaaatttgattttttttagaataagtttgaaatgtttgaatg includes these proteins:
- the LOC121207581 gene encoding probable ADP-ribosylation factor GTPase-activating protein AGD11 — encoded protein: MSTQHGNSDTKPPSGSGSRLYDLLCAEQPYWNRPSDADSTPWNFRELWKSSGAKERLEKLLKESGNGVCADCGTPDPKWVSLTLGVFICIKCSGVHRSLGVHISKVLSVKLDEWTDEQVDVLVNLGGNNVANNKYEALIPENLKKPTPDSSNEERADFIRRKYEIMQFFDGNKHDPHSHQRTSSSSSQGSLSNLFSQDKRQYEKQPTRHRIGQKFRNSWGRRDSDNHKSVRKSNSLAGMVEFIGMIKVNVVKGTNLAVRDMVTSDPYVMLTLGQQSVKTRVIKNNLNPVWNESLMLSIPDSIPPLKVIVYDKDTFSHDDFMGEAEIDIQPLVAAAKAHERSEIQESMQLGKWVASKDNTLEKDGIITVTDGKVKQDISLRLQKVERGVLEIELECVPLTQ
- the LOC121207582 gene encoding uncharacterized protein At5g39865 codes for the protein MAEMEDSKAKSSSGSLFFNRSFTMNSTAAAESNSPKFHLLLNSPSSLNRAASISRFYNSFDSVKGKVKKLCNLFESAKSSSSPSNLASPKETSPKVVLRPSKSIAYSSSFSLSFNNSPIRLPGTEDRIVVYLTSLRGIRRTYEDCYAVKMIFRGFRVWVDERDISMDAAYKKELQSVLKEKTVSLPQVFIKGKYVGGADVIKSMFEVGELAKILDGFPRRQPGFVCQGCGDVRFVPCWNCSGSRKVFDEDEELPKRCLECNENGLIRCPDCCS